One Fibrobacterota bacterium DNA window includes the following coding sequences:
- the genX gene encoding EF-P lysine aminoacylase GenX: MREFFRERDVLEVETPSLSRGISLDCHIDVFAARWRALGHANAPAPADRDYFLQTSPEPHMKRLLCHGFPDIYQICKAFRNGERGERHNPEFTMLEWYRKGFSLADLMNEVEALCRMLRPDVPIQRLEYRDAFRAALGDDPHVLDREALLALPAAQGRLPAPETLPARADVLDFLMAHLVEPGLDPAMLTFVAGFPAEQAAQAQVRPDDPRIAERFEVYGGGMELGNGYLELADPGEYARRFHAENGKRRAHGKPELPIDPALLADLERGLPPCAGVAMGFDRLVQWALRLPEIGPTLSFAWENA; encoded by the coding sequence GTGCGGGAATTCTTCCGCGAGCGCGACGTGCTGGAAGTCGAAACCCCGAGCCTTTCCCGAGGCATCTCCCTGGATTGCCACATCGATGTGTTCGCGGCGCGCTGGCGCGCGCTAGGCCATGCGAACGCCCCCGCCCCCGCGGACCGGGATTATTTCCTGCAGACCTCGCCCGAACCGCATATGAAACGGCTGTTATGCCACGGCTTCCCGGACATCTACCAGATCTGCAAGGCCTTCCGGAACGGCGAACGCGGCGAACGGCACAATCCCGAATTCACCATGCTGGAATGGTATCGTAAAGGTTTTTCCCTGGCGGACCTGATGAACGAGGTGGAAGCGTTGTGCCGAATGCTGCGCCCGGATGTCCCGATCCAACGGCTGGAATACCGCGACGCGTTCCGGGCCGCCCTCGGGGACGACCCGCATGTCCTCGATCGCGAAGCCCTGCTGGCCCTGCCAGCGGCCCAAGGCCGCCTGCCTGCGCCGGAGACCTTGCCCGCCCGCGCCGACGTGCTGGATTTCCTAATGGCCCATCTCGTCGAGCCCGGTCTCGATCCTGCCATGCTCACCTTCGTCGCGGGCTTTCCCGCCGAGCAAGCCGCCCAAGCCCAAGTCCGCCCCGATGATCCCCGCATCGCCGAACGCTTCGAGGTCTATGGGGGCGGAATGGAATTAGGGAACGGTTATCTCGAGCTGGCCGATCCCGGGGAATACGCCCGGAGGTTCCATGCCGAAAACGGCAAGCGCCGCGCCCATGGGAAGCCGGAACTCCCCATCGATCCCGCGCTCCTTGCCGATCTGGAGCGGGGGCTGCCGCCCTGCGCAGGCGTGGCCATGGGCTTCGATCGGCTGGTCCAATGGGCCTTACGCCTGCCGGAAATCGGCCCCACGCTTTCTTTCGCTTGGGAAAATGCCTGA
- the efp gene encoding elongation factor P — protein MGMVSTNEFRKRMKIMFDAQPCMIVENEFVKPGKGQAFNRVKLKNLITGRQLEKTFKSGDTFEEADITNTTMQFLYTDGVNYTFMDTKSYEQVEIPKDAMEGAERWLLENTECDISFWGDKPISVTPPVFMDLLITYTEPAVKGDTSNNVTKAATVQTGAEVQIPLFISTGDKVKIDTRTGEYVERAK, from the coding sequence ATGGGCATGGTAAGCACGAACGAGTTCAGGAAGCGCATGAAGATCATGTTCGATGCCCAGCCCTGCATGATCGTCGAAAACGAGTTCGTGAAGCCCGGCAAAGGCCAAGCCTTCAATCGCGTCAAGCTGAAGAACCTCATCACCGGGCGCCAGCTCGAGAAGACCTTCAAGTCCGGCGATACCTTCGAAGAAGCGGACATCACGAATACCACCATGCAATTCCTCTACACGGATGGCGTGAACTATACCTTCATGGACACCAAGTCCTACGAGCAGGTGGAGATCCCCAAGGACGCCATGGAGGGCGCCGAGAGATGGCTGCTCGAGAACACCGAGTGCGACATCTCGTTCTGGGGCGACAAGCCGATTTCGGTGACCCCTCCCGTATTCATGGATCTCCTCATCACCTACACCGAGCCGGCCGTCAAAGGCGACACCTCGAACAACGTGACCAAGGCCGCCACCGTGCAGACGGGCGCGGAAGTGCAGATTCCCTTGTTCATCAGCACGGGCGACAAGGTCAAGATCGATACGCGGACCGGCGAATACGTTGAGCGGGCCAAGTAG
- the epmB gene encoding EF-P beta-lysylation protein EpmB translates to MGFQPSAPVAGPLAWQKEMQAAFRSLGPLLAYLGLDPHAAPEALDADPAFPILVPRPFAARMAKGDWADPLLAQVLPRAREAAEVAGFAADAVGDLPSQVVPGVLHKYASRALLMVSHQCAVHCRYCFRREFPYGDLPRGRDDWDKAWDYLAEAEGVDEIVFSGGDPLFLDNRKLASLLERAASLPRIRTIRFHTRIPVVLPSRLETDLLDLLRAAASRQALVVVIHANHARELGPDCDAALAALRSTGALLLNQSVLLRRINDDADALADLSRALIARGVLPYYLHQLDRVQGTAHFEVAEAEGRALMEELRGKLPGYAVPRYVREIAGERNKTPLAG, encoded by the coding sequence ATGGGATTCCAACCAAGCGCGCCCGTCGCAGGCCCCCTCGCATGGCAAAAGGAAATGCAGGCGGCTTTCCGGAGCCTGGGGCCATTGCTCGCTTACCTCGGGCTGGACCCGCATGCCGCGCCCGAGGCCTTGGACGCCGATCCCGCCTTTCCCATCCTGGTCCCCCGCCCCTTCGCCGCGCGCATGGCCAAGGGCGATTGGGCCGATCCCCTGCTGGCCCAAGTGCTGCCCCGGGCGCGGGAAGCGGCCGAAGTCGCCGGCTTCGCCGCCGATGCCGTGGGCGATCTCCCCTCCCAGGTGGTTCCCGGCGTGTTGCATAAGTACGCTTCCCGGGCCCTGTTGATGGTTTCGCACCAATGCGCGGTGCATTGCCGCTATTGCTTCCGGCGCGAATTCCCCTATGGCGATCTCCCGCGCGGCCGCGATGACTGGGATAAGGCCTGGGACTACCTGGCGGAAGCCGAGGGCGTGGACGAGATCGTTTTCAGCGGCGGCGATCCGCTCTTCCTAGACAACCGCAAACTGGCCTCCCTGCTGGAACGGGCCGCTTCCCTTCCCCGTATCCGCACCATCCGTTTCCACACGCGCATCCCGGTGGTGTTGCCCTCCCGCCTGGAAACCGATCTGCTCGACCTGCTGCGCGCGGCGGCTTCCCGCCAGGCGTTGGTGGTGGTCATCCACGCCAACCATGCCCGGGAATTGGGACCGGATTGCGACGCGGCCCTGGCGGCCTTGCGCTCCACGGGCGCTTTGCTGCTCAACCAGTCGGTTTTGCTGCGCCGCATCAACGACGATGCGGACGCGCTGGCGGATTTGTCGCGGGCCTTGATTGCCCGCGGCGTGCTCCCGTACTACCTGCATCAGCTGGATCGCGTGCAGGGCACGGCGCATTTCGAAGTCGCGGAAGCCGAAGGACGCGCCCTGATGGAGGAGCTCCGGGGGAAACTTCCCGGTTACGCCGTGCCGCGCTACGTGCGGGAGATCGCCGGGGAGCGGAACAAGACTCCCCTGGCCGGTTGA
- a CDS encoding sigma-70 family RNA polymerase sigma factor: MINTTVTAEPTPALAKTLAPDAFGGLYETHYGLVYRVCYRYTKNPEEAADLAHEVFLKVYGNFSTFEGNSQTSTWLYRVASNHCLDHLRWKKRQADLMVGYGDDLAASRVPEAAPDNPAKRLFRRLLEGLDPANRQVVFLRFEVGLTHEEIAEICGVSRVAITKRLAKFQAKVVLLKSELSDSLDSLECDVGRRVAISDDCED; this comes from the coding sequence ATGATAAATACAACCGTCACCGCAGAACCGACTCCCGCTCTCGCCAAGACCCTCGCGCCGGATGCCTTTGGCGGTCTGTACGAGACCCATTATGGGCTCGTCTATCGCGTGTGCTACAGATATACGAAAAACCCCGAGGAGGCGGCCGACTTGGCCCACGAGGTCTTCCTGAAGGTCTACGGGAACTTCTCCACCTTCGAAGGCAATTCGCAGACCTCGACCTGGCTATACCGCGTGGCCTCCAACCATTGCCTGGATCACTTGCGGTGGAAGAAGCGGCAAGCGGATCTGATGGTCGGCTACGGCGATGATCTCGCGGCCAGCCGGGTTCCCGAGGCCGCGCCCGACAATCCCGCCAAGCGTTTGTTCCGCCGACTGTTGGAGGGCCTGGATCCCGCCAACCGCCAAGTGGTATTCCTCCGCTTCGAAGTAGGCCTCACCCACGAAGAGATCGCCGAAATCTGCGGGGTCTCCCGCGTCGCCATCACCAAGCGCTTGGCCAAGTTCCAAGCCAAGGTGGTCTTGCTCAAGTCCGAGCTATCCGATTCCTTGGATTCGTTGGAATGCGATGTCGGCCGCCGGGTCGCGATCTCCGACGATTGCGAGGATTGA
- a CDS encoding sigma-54-dependent Fis family transcriptional regulator yields the protein MNQPETPRGRFLIVDDEEHIREILKATLEPLALGVHVAGSAEEALDLVREENLDLVICDIQMPGMDGLEFLAKVKAEQPAIKFLMITAHGTMDTAVKALRYGASDFLTKPFENETVRQIARRLMRERASAGGTHLPPAQEAGGSVLQGVVGKSSAFVACLDKARKAAAADSTVLLCGESGTGKEVLARAIHNLGKRCEKPFIAVNCGAIPENLLESELFGHEKGAFTGAIASKPGKFALADGGTIFLDEIGEMPLLMQVKLLRVIQERTIEPVGSTGSRKVDYRLIAATNRNLKEEIKAGRFREDLYYRLNIIPIDLPPLRDRESDILILARNFLAYYNDRYGCRYDLTPANEADLLAYAWPGNVRELANAMERAVVLASGGGLAFQFEDAAPAGAPKPALAIKEKKQAVEREEILRALESHRWNKTQSAEALGMSRRSLLYKIKEYGIA from the coding sequence TTGAACCAGCCCGAAACACCCCGCGGCCGCTTCCTCATCGTGGACGACGAGGAGCATATCCGCGAGATCCTGAAGGCCACCTTGGAACCCTTGGCCCTGGGAGTCCATGTCGCGGGATCGGCGGAAGAGGCCCTGGACTTGGTCCGCGAGGAGAACCTCGATCTGGTCATCTGCGATATCCAGATGCCGGGCATGGACGGGCTGGAGTTCCTCGCCAAGGTGAAGGCGGAACAGCCTGCCATCAAGTTCCTGATGATCACGGCGCATGGGACCATGGATACGGCGGTGAAGGCGCTGCGCTACGGCGCTTCCGATTTCCTGACCAAGCCTTTCGAGAATGAAACGGTGCGGCAGATCGCGCGCCGGCTGATGCGCGAACGGGCCAGCGCGGGCGGAACCCATCTTCCTCCGGCGCAAGAGGCGGGCGGCAGCGTGCTGCAAGGGGTGGTGGGTAAAAGCTCCGCCTTCGTCGCATGCCTGGACAAGGCCCGGAAAGCCGCGGCCGCCGATTCCACCGTCCTCTTGTGCGGGGAGAGCGGGACCGGCAAAGAGGTCTTGGCGCGCGCCATCCACAACCTCGGCAAACGTTGCGAAAAGCCTTTCATCGCCGTGAACTGCGGCGCCATCCCGGAAAACCTGCTCGAGAGCGAGTTGTTCGGGCACGAGAAAGGCGCCTTCACCGGCGCCATCGCTTCCAAGCCGGGTAAGTTCGCCTTGGCCGACGGCGGCACCATTTTCCTCGATGAGATAGGCGAAATGCCCCTGCTCATGCAAGTAAAACTCCTGCGCGTGATCCAGGAACGCACCATCGAGCCGGTCGGGTCCACGGGATCGCGCAAGGTCGACTACCGCCTGATCGCGGCCACCAACCGGAATCTGAAAGAGGAAATCAAGGCCGGCCGCTTCCGCGAGGACCTCTATTACCGGCTTAACATCATCCCCATCGATCTTCCCCCTTTGCGCGATCGGGAGAGCGACATCCTCATCCTGGCGCGCAACTTCCTCGCGTATTATAACGATCGTTACGGATGCCGTTATGATTTGACGCCGGCCAACGAGGCTGATCTATTGGCTTATGCCTGGCCGGGCAACGTGCGGGAATTGGCCAACGCCATGGAGCGCGCGGTGGTATTGGCCTCGGGCGGGGGTTTGGCCTTCCAGTTCGAGGATGCGGCCCCCGCGGGAGCTCCGAAGCCGGCCTTGGCCATCAAGGAAAAGAAGCAGGCGGTGGAACGCGAGGAAATCCTCCGCGCCCTGGAGTCCCATCGCTGGAACAAGACCCAGTCGGCCGAAGCGCTGGGAATGAGCCGGCGGTCGCTGCTATACAAGATCAAGGAATATGGCATCGCCTGA